The following proteins are encoded in a genomic region of Terriglobales bacterium:
- a CDS encoding RNA chaperone Hfq — protein MESTAVRRAPESDEFANRKLIRPSLARHEGNGAPPMSRRERPSRKPAPAEQTHAENFYYQKQMQSRTPMVIVLKDGEEVHGIIEWYDKNCIKVTRNGSSNLLIYKPSIKYMYKEGEGAARK, from the coding sequence ATGGAATCGACGGCCGTCCGGCGCGCTCCCGAAAGCGATGAGTTCGCCAACCGCAAGCTGATCCGCCCCAGCCTGGCGCGCCACGAGGGCAACGGCGCCCCGCCCATGAGCCGCCGCGAGCGCCCGTCCCGTAAGCCTGCACCCGCCGAGCAGACCCACGCCGAGAATTTCTATTACCAGAAGCAGATGCAGTCCCGGACCCCGATGGTCATCGTGCTCAAGGACGGCGAAGAGGTCCACGGCATCATCGAGTGGTACGACAAGAACTGCATCAAGGTGACGCGCAACGGCAGCTCCAACCTGCTCATCTACAAGCCGTCGATCAAGTACATGTACAAGGAAGGCGAGGGCGCCGCACGCAAGTGA